In Betaproteobacteria bacterium, a genomic segment contains:
- a CDS encoding site-specific DNA-methyltransferase, with product MLNVEYRKVETLIPYARNPRTHSEEQVAKIAASIVEYGWTSPVLVDGANGIIAGHGRLAAARKLGLAEVPVIELAHLSPTQKRAYIIADNRLALDAGWNDELLALELAELTEAGYDLALTGFDATEIEALLADDADRGGDQENDADGPDAADEVPEAPAVPVSRPGDVWLLGAHRLICGDASDAAVVAALMEGSQARLCFTSPPYGNQRDYTSGGIADWDGLMRGVFARVPIAEDGQVLVNLGLIHRDNEYIPYWDAWLEWMRTQGWRRFAWYVWDQGPGMPGDWAGRLAPSFEFVFHFNRQSRKPNKIVPCKHAGQDSHLRADGSSTAMRSKAGDVGGWTHAGLPTQETRIPDSVIRVMRHKGRIGQDIDHPAVFPVALPEFVIEAYSAKGDIVFEPFGGSGTTMLAAERKGRACRSVEIAPEYVDVAIKRFQQNYPGQPVTLVATGQLFEEVRRERLYLTEAAA from the coding sequence ATGCTTAACGTCGAATACCGGAAGGTCGAGACGCTGATCCCATACGCTCGCAATCCGCGCACCCATAGCGAAGAGCAAGTCGCGAAGATTGCGGCCAGCATCGTCGAGTACGGCTGGACCTCGCCCGTCCTGGTGGATGGCGCAAACGGAATCATCGCGGGCCACGGACGACTCGCGGCCGCGCGAAAGCTGGGCCTTGCCGAGGTGCCGGTGATTGAGCTTGCGCACCTCTCGCCCACGCAGAAGCGCGCCTACATCATCGCGGACAATCGCCTGGCGCTTGACGCCGGCTGGAACGACGAGCTGCTGGCCTTAGAGCTGGCGGAACTCACGGAGGCGGGTTACGACCTGGCGCTCACTGGATTCGACGCCACCGAGATCGAGGCCCTGCTGGCAGACGATGCTGACCGAGGAGGCGACCAAGAGAACGACGCCGACGGACCGGACGCGGCCGATGAAGTGCCCGAGGCCCCAGCGGTGCCAGTCTCCCGGCCGGGCGACGTATGGCTCCTCGGGGCCCATCGCCTGATCTGTGGCGATGCCAGTGACGCCGCCGTGGTCGCGGCGCTGATGGAGGGCTCGCAGGCGCGCCTCTGCTTTACCTCCCCGCCCTACGGGAACCAGCGCGACTACACCAGCGGCGGCATCGCCGATTGGGACGGCCTAATGCGTGGCGTGTTCGCTCGGGTCCCGATAGCTGAGGATGGCCAGGTGCTCGTGAACCTGGGGCTCATCCATCGGGACAACGAGTACATCCCGTATTGGGATGCGTGGCTCGAGTGGATGCGGACCCAAGGCTGGCGGCGCTTCGCTTGGTACGTGTGGGACCAGGGGCCCGGGATGCCCGGCGACTGGGCGGGTCGGTTGGCGCCGAGCTTCGAGTTCGTCTTCCACTTCAACCGCCAGAGCCGCAAGCCCAACAAGATCGTCCCCTGTAAGCACGCCGGCCAGGACTCGCACCTACGAGCAGATGGTTCCTCCACTGCCATGCGGAGCAAGGCCGGGGACGTCGGCGGCTGGACCCACGCGGGCCTGCCCACGCAGGAGACCCGGATCCCGGATTCCGTCATCCGCGTCATGCGCCACAAAGGCAGGATCGGCCAGGACATCGACCACCCGGCCGTGTTTCCGGTGGCGCTGCCCGAATTCGTGATCGAGGCCTATTCGGCCAAGGGCGACATCGTATTCGAACCCTTCGGCGGAAGCGGCACGACGATGTTGGCGGCCGAGCGAAAGGGGCGCGCCTGCCGTTCGGTCGAGATCGCGCCCGAGTACGTGGACGTCGCCATCAAGCGCTTTCAGCAGAACTACCCTGGCCAACCGGTGACGCTGGTGGCTACCGGACAGTTGTTTGAGGAGGTCCGCAGGGAGCGGCTCTACCTCACGGAGGCCGCGGCATGA
- a CDS encoding LysR family transcriptional regulator codes for MRTDLAFFSTLVKSGSLTAAAREFDVTPSAVSKWLAQLESRLGVRLIARNTRRISLTNEGEVYLTEGRRILAEIDDLERTIASSKAAPVGLLRVNATLGFGRSFIAPAISKFSAQYPHLEIQLLLTSRPLSLAEGAADIGIRFGEPPDARVTARKIANHRRRIFASPSYLKERGRPQVPHDLTHHNCLIVRQDDVAYGQWHFTKGRKSETIKVRGNLSSNDGAAVLVWALKGRGILMRSEWDAAPFVRSGQLEVLLDEYGLPPADIYALYPQKQNLAAKVRVFVEFLVAHFGQGSGKERIQW; via the coding sequence ATGCGGACGGATCTTGCGTTCTTCTCGACGTTGGTCAAGAGCGGAAGCCTGACCGCTGCGGCCAGGGAGTTCGATGTCACGCCATCGGCCGTGAGCAAATGGCTCGCGCAACTCGAGTCCCGTCTAGGCGTGAGGCTGATCGCGCGCAACACCCGCCGCATCAGCCTGACGAACGAGGGCGAGGTCTACCTGACCGAAGGCCGGCGGATCTTGGCCGAGATTGATGACCTCGAGAGAACCATCGCGAGCAGCAAAGCGGCGCCCGTTGGCCTTCTGAGAGTGAATGCGACGCTGGGCTTCGGGCGCAGTTTCATCGCGCCGGCCATCTCGAAGTTCTCGGCGCAATACCCGCACCTGGAGATCCAGCTTCTCCTGACCTCCCGCCCGCTGAGCCTTGCCGAAGGGGCGGCCGACATCGGCATTCGCTTCGGCGAGCCTCCCGACGCCCGCGTGACGGCTCGCAAGATCGCAAACCATCGACGCCGGATCTTCGCTTCACCCAGCTATCTCAAGGAACGCGGCCGGCCCCAGGTGCCGCACGACCTCACGCATCACAACTGCCTCATCGTGCGACAGGACGACGTAGCGTACGGGCAATGGCACTTCACCAAGGGGCGGAAGTCCGAGACGATCAAAGTCCGCGGGAACCTCAGCAGCAACGACGGCGCGGCGGTCCTGGTCTGGGCGTTGAAGGGGCGGGGAATCCTGATGCGCTCTGAGTGGGATGCGGCGCCATTCGTTCGAAGTGGGCAACTGGAAGTGCTGCTGGACGAATATGGGCTACCGCCGGCCGACATCTATGCCCTGTATCCGCAGAAGCAGAACCTCGCCGCGAAGGTGCGCGTGTTCGTCGAATTCCTGGTGGCGCACTTTGGGCAAGGGTCGGGGAAGGAGCGAATTCAGTGGTGA
- a CDS encoding site-specific DNA-methyltransferase, translated as MTSSWLADKIERWPTAKLLPYGRNARTHSEDQVAQIAASIAEFGFTNPILAGADGVIVAGHGRLAAAQKLGLSTVPVVVLDHLTPTQRRALVIADNRIAENAGWDDDVLRTELAALQDEDVDLALTGFDADALAELLADENGARSGDTDDDAVPELTENPISRPGDIWVMGQHRLLCGDATLAESYQKLLGDGLVDMVFTDPPYNVNYANSAKDKMRGKDRAILNDNLGDGFYDFILAALTPMLARCQGAVYVAMSSSELDVLQAAFRAAGGHWSTFIIWAKNTFTMGRADYQRQYEPILYGWPDGSQRHWCGDRDQGDVWQIKKPQKNDLHPTMKPVELVERAVRNSSRPGQLVLDPFGGSGTTLITAEKAQRRAALIELDPQYVDVIVRRWQEWSGKQATRESDGAAFDSLTGDGKSRPSEESP; from the coding sequence ATGACCTCATCCTGGCTAGCCGACAAGATCGAGCGGTGGCCGACGGCCAAACTGCTCCCCTACGGTCGCAACGCACGCACCCACTCGGAGGACCAGGTCGCGCAGATCGCGGCCTCGATCGCCGAGTTCGGTTTCACAAACCCGATCCTCGCCGGGGCCGATGGTGTGATTGTCGCCGGCCACGGAAGGCTCGCCGCCGCGCAGAAGCTGGGACTCTCGACGGTGCCGGTGGTCGTGCTGGATCACCTGACGCCGACGCAGCGCCGCGCGTTGGTCATTGCCGACAACCGGATCGCGGAGAACGCGGGCTGGGACGACGACGTGCTTCGGACGGAACTCGCTGCCCTGCAGGATGAGGACGTCGATCTCGCGCTCACCGGCTTCGATGCCGATGCACTGGCCGAACTCCTGGCAGATGAGAACGGTGCCAGAAGTGGCGACACCGACGACGATGCCGTTCCCGAGCTCACGGAGAATCCGATCTCCCGCCCCGGCGACATCTGGGTCATGGGCCAGCACCGGTTGCTATGCGGCGATGCCACATTGGCCGAGTCGTACCAGAAGCTGCTCGGAGACGGGCTGGTGGACATGGTGTTCACGGATCCGCCCTACAACGTGAACTACGCCAACTCGGCCAAGGACAAGATGCGCGGCAAGGATCGCGCGATCCTGAACGACAACCTGGGGGATGGGTTCTACGACTTCATCCTGGCGGCACTGACGCCGATGCTCGCCCGCTGCCAGGGCGCCGTGTACGTCGCGATGTCCTCCAGTGAGCTGGACGTCCTGCAGGCAGCCTTTCGCGCCGCGGGCGGCCATTGGTCCACCTTCATCATCTGGGCCAAGAACACCTTCACCATGGGTCGCGCCGACTACCAGCGCCAGTACGAACCGATCCTCTACGGCTGGCCGGACGGATCCCAGCGCCATTGGTGCGGCGACCGGGACCAGGGCGACGTGTGGCAGATCAAGAAGCCGCAGAAGAACGACCTGCACCCGACCATGAAGCCGGTCGAGCTGGTCGAGCGTGCCGTCCGGAACTCAAGCCGGCCAGGGCAACTCGTGCTCGATCCCTTTGGCGGATCCGGCACCACCCTCATTACGGCAGAGAAGGCGCAACGGCGGGCGGCGCTGATCGAACTCGATCCGCAGTACGTCGATGTAATCGTGCGCCGGTGGCAGGAATGGTCTGGAAAGCAGGCTACTCGGGAGAGCGATGGCGCGGCATTTGATAGTCTCACTGGCGACGGCAAGTCTCGGCCCTCGGAAGAATCGCCTTGA
- the ttdB gene encoding L(+)-tartrate dehydratase subunit beta: MVPPARPHPPARRWPLRHRLAQGSSAVNKKILTTPIKDEDLADLNVGDVVYLTGHLVTCRDVAHRRLIEQKRELPVDVRGGAIFHAGPIVRKKDDGKFEMVSIGPTTSMRMEKFEKDFIAQTGVKLIIGKGGMGPETVEGCKQYGAVHAIFPGGCAVLAATQVEEIEAAEWQDLGMPETLWVNRVKEFGPLIISIDTKGNNLIEKNKAQFNSKKEAILERINGQIGFIK, encoded by the coding sequence CTGGTCCCACCGGCGCGGCCGCATCCGCCTGCACGCCGATGGCCGCTACGACATCGTCTCGCACAAGGGAGCAGTGCTGTGAACAAGAAAATACTCACCACGCCCATCAAGGACGAAGACCTGGCCGACCTGAACGTGGGCGACGTCGTCTACCTGACCGGCCACCTCGTCACCTGCCGCGACGTCGCGCATCGGCGCCTGATCGAACAGAAGCGCGAGTTGCCCGTGGATGTCCGCGGCGGCGCCATCTTCCACGCCGGCCCCATCGTCCGGAAGAAGGACGACGGCAAGTTCGAGATGGTGTCCATCGGCCCGACGACCAGCATGCGCATGGAGAAGTTCGAGAAGGACTTCATCGCGCAGACCGGCGTGAAGCTGATCATCGGCAAGGGTGGCATGGGACCGGAGACCGTGGAAGGCTGCAAGCAGTACGGCGCCGTGCACGCCATCTTTCCCGGCGGCTGCGCCGTGCTGGCCGCCACGCAGGTCGAGGAGATCGAGGCCGCCGAATGGCAGGACCTCGGCATGCCCGAAACCCTGTGGGTGAACCGGGTCAAGGAATTCGGACCCCTGATCATCTCCATCGACACCAAGGGCAACAACCTGATCGAGAAGAACAAGGCGCAGTTCAATTCGAAGAAGGAAGCCATCCTCGAGCGGATCAACGGCCAGATTGGCTTCATCAAATAG
- a CDS encoding GNAT family N-acetyltransferase, whose translation MTARRFEAIRKIASLDSVESFDCGNPALNQFLQRHALTAQQSESAQTYVGCCDGVVAGYYSLVVGGVERAAAAARVAKGMPQHPVPVMILARLAVNRDHQRVGLGKALLKDALKRTAQAADIAGIRALLVHAKDEDARKWYLQWEFEPSPTDPMHLFLLMKDLKALLRGVS comes from the coding sequence TTGACCGCTCGGCGCTTCGAGGCGATCCGGAAGATCGCCTCGCTGGATTCCGTCGAGTCCTTTGACTGTGGCAATCCGGCGCTCAACCAGTTCCTGCAGCGCCATGCGCTGACGGCCCAGCAGTCGGAGAGCGCGCAGACCTACGTGGGCTGCTGCGACGGCGTGGTCGCTGGCTACTACAGCCTGGTGGTCGGGGGTGTCGAGCGCGCAGCGGCAGCGGCCAGAGTAGCCAAGGGCATGCCGCAGCATCCGGTGCCCGTGATGATCCTGGCCCGGCTTGCGGTGAATCGGGATCACCAGCGTGTCGGACTCGGCAAGGCATTGCTGAAGGACGCGCTAAAGCGGACGGCGCAGGCGGCCGACATCGCCGGCATTCGCGCGCTACTGGTGCACGCCAAGGACGAAGACGCCCGCAAGTGGTACCTGCAATGGGAGTTTGAGCCCAGTCCGACCGACCCGATGCATCTGTTTCTCCTCATGAAGGATCTCAAAGCCTTGTTGCGCGGAGTGTCGTGA
- a CDS encoding PriCT-2 domain-containing protein produces MTGKNFMAQLGATLVDRGWPILPIQPRSKKPGMYRRGAWHDYPKWSRHCERDTTEHEVDVWADWPEAGIGVAAGRVIGIDIDVLDSPDIAKQIEALAKQMLGDTPAVRIGHAPKRLLVYRAVQPFSGFKYPPIEVLGLGQQFIVYGVHPDTGKPYDWPVDTLADLKPEELPAITEPQAREFAKEAYLLIPPDLRPKTLGVGLRGVTDFASLPAQRGTLEAVQDALKFVTNADVDYDSWVRIGMAIKGALGDAGWPLFEAWSASSTKNDVKATAKAWRSFKPERIGAGTIYKLALDAGWEPAPDLQLNGEIVMNGHHPARQMLEALQTSDPITTEPDVAAALPPPKPLPAGWDNVGGVIADMMALMASTAKRPQPVLALGASLCAVGALMGRKYRTESNIRSNLYVVGIAESGAGKNHSRVVINELFRKANLLQYLGGNKIASGSGFLTAIQRQPAILFQLDEFGMFLSAAADRKRSPRYVCEILDLMTELYTTAGTTYFGVEYASTQHNNAHRAIHQPCACIYGTTTPLHFWQALQASNVADGSLARFLIMESEDDFPDSNDIFGTIDPPQDLIDRLLLIHDGGGKLNGNLTDVGAIDEVLVEPRVVPMTPQARSAFRQLDQELVVQLRMSRGTGYSSILARIEENATKLAFIRAVSRDPVDPRIEDHDAHWGIMLSRHCAELTIREATARVSENQVESHHKRAMQILRDAGQAGMSKSEFTRRTQFMDHRSRDGVLRTLAEAGLIETVMLQNKGRPSQWIKVL; encoded by the coding sequence ATGACCGGCAAGAACTTCATGGCGCAGTTGGGCGCCACGCTGGTGGACCGCGGTTGGCCGATCCTGCCGATCCAGCCCCGCTCCAAGAAGCCGGGCATGTACCGGCGTGGCGCCTGGCACGACTACCCGAAGTGGAGTCGGCACTGCGAGCGCGATACCACGGAGCACGAGGTCGATGTCTGGGCCGACTGGCCCGAGGCCGGGATCGGTGTGGCCGCCGGGCGCGTCATCGGTATCGACATCGACGTGCTGGACTCCCCGGACATCGCCAAGCAAATTGAGGCCCTGGCCAAGCAGATGCTCGGCGATACCCCGGCCGTGCGGATCGGGCACGCGCCAAAGCGCCTCCTCGTGTACCGCGCCGTCCAGCCCTTCAGCGGCTTCAAGTACCCGCCCATCGAGGTGTTGGGCCTCGGGCAGCAGTTCATTGTCTACGGCGTTCATCCGGACACCGGCAAACCCTACGACTGGCCCGTAGACACGCTGGCCGACTTGAAGCCGGAGGAGCTTCCGGCGATCACCGAGCCGCAGGCGCGGGAGTTCGCGAAGGAGGCGTACCTCCTGATCCCACCGGACCTGCGGCCCAAGACCCTGGGAGTGGGTCTTCGAGGGGTGACCGATTTTGCGAGCCTGCCTGCGCAGCGGGGCACCCTCGAGGCAGTGCAGGACGCGCTCAAGTTCGTCACCAATGCCGACGTGGACTACGACAGCTGGGTCCGCATCGGCATGGCGATCAAGGGCGCGCTGGGCGATGCGGGCTGGCCGCTCTTCGAGGCGTGGTCGGCGAGCTCCACGAAGAACGACGTGAAGGCGACCGCCAAGGCCTGGCGCAGTTTCAAGCCCGAGCGCATCGGCGCCGGGACGATCTACAAGCTGGCACTCGATGCGGGGTGGGAGCCGGCACCCGATCTCCAGCTCAATGGCGAGATCGTCATGAACGGGCACCACCCGGCTCGCCAGATGCTGGAGGCCCTGCAGACGAGCGATCCCATCACCACGGAGCCGGATGTCGCGGCCGCGCTGCCGCCCCCCAAGCCGCTGCCGGCTGGCTGGGACAACGTGGGCGGCGTGATCGCCGACATGATGGCGCTGATGGCCTCGACCGCGAAGCGGCCCCAGCCGGTGTTGGCGCTGGGCGCGAGCCTGTGCGCCGTGGGCGCGCTCATGGGGCGCAAGTACCGCACCGAGAGCAACATCCGGTCGAACCTGTACGTCGTCGGCATCGCCGAGAGCGGCGCGGGCAAGAACCACAGTCGGGTGGTGATCAACGAGCTCTTCCGGAAGGCAAACCTTCTCCAATACCTCGGGGGCAATAAGATCGCTTCCGGTTCCGGGTTCCTCACAGCCATCCAGCGCCAGCCCGCGATCCTCTTCCAGTTGGACGAGTTCGGGATGTTCCTGTCGGCCGCCGCCGACCGAAAGCGCTCGCCGCGCTATGTGTGCGAGATCCTGGACCTGATGACCGAGCTCTACACGACGGCCGGCACGACCTATTTCGGGGTCGAGTACGCGAGCACCCAGCACAACAACGCGCACCGGGCGATCCACCAGCCCTGCGCCTGCATCTACGGCACCACAACGCCGCTGCACTTCTGGCAGGCGCTGCAGGCCTCCAATGTCGCTGACGGCTCGCTTGCGCGCTTTCTGATCATGGAGAGCGAGGACGATTTCCCGGACAGCAACGACATCTTCGGCACGATCGATCCGCCGCAGGATCTGATCGACCGGCTACTCCTCATCCACGACGGCGGCGGCAAGCTCAACGGCAACCTGACCGACGTGGGGGCCATCGACGAGGTGTTGGTGGAACCCCGGGTCGTGCCCATGACGCCGCAGGCAAGATCCGCCTTCCGGCAGCTGGATCAGGAACTGGTGGTTCAGTTGCGAATGTCTCGGGGCACGGGGTACTCGTCGATTCTCGCAAGGATCGAGGAGAACGCGACCAAGCTGGCCTTCATCCGTGCTGTCTCCCGCGATCCTGTCGATCCCCGGATCGAAGACCACGATGCCCACTGGGGGATCATGCTGTCGCGGCATTGCGCGGAGCTCACCATTCGGGAGGCAACTGCCCGGGTGTCCGAGAACCAGGTCGAGTCACACCACAAGCGCGCGATGCAGATCCTGCGAGACGCGGGCCAGGCCGGCATGTCCAAGAGCGAGTTCACGCGCCGCACGCAGTTCATGGACCACCGCAGCCGCGATGGGGTGCTGCGCACGCTGGCAGAAGCCGGACTCATCGAGACGGTGATGCTTCAAAACAAGGGCCGACCGAGCCAGTGGATAAAGGTCTTGTAA
- a CDS encoding DUF1778 domain-containing protein, whose protein sequence is MSAAPPSKTERIDVRASSPVKQLLQEAARTAHKNVSEFLLDAGIAAANQTLADRRRFELPAAKWREFQAALDRPVTKKPKLRKLLSERGLLD, encoded by the coding sequence ATGAGTGCCGCCCCTCCCTCCAAGACTGAGCGGATCGATGTCCGCGCCAGTTCGCCCGTGAAGCAACTGCTTCAGGAGGCTGCACGTACTGCGCACAAGAACGTGAGCGAGTTTCTCCTGGATGCCGGCATCGCCGCGGCCAATCAGACCTTGGCGGACCGGCGGCGCTTCGAGTTGCCAGCAGCCAAGTGGCGCGAGTTTCAGGCAGCACTGGACCGGCCGGTCACCAAGAAGCCGAAGCTTCGGAAGCTCCTCTCCGAGCGCGGGTTACTGGATTGA
- a CDS encoding anion permease has product MDKKRFASILIPLAVWAVLILIPVPAGLAPTAWYYFALFATVIVALITEPIPGSVIGLLGVSVAAMLNLISGKPSESIKWALSGFSNNVIWLIFVAYIFGLGYEKSGLGKRIALNLVKLLGKKTLGLGYAVALSDLFLAPFMPSNTARSGGTIFPIVKNIPALFDSHPGESARKMGAYLMWTGLAACAVTSTMFLTANAPNLLGLELVAKTLKLNISWRDWFLGIAPLGVLLFLMVPLLSYWLYPPEIKSSEGADTWAGDALVKMGRITGKELLMAALAIAALLLWIFADKWINATMVAIVVFVAMLLTRVIDWEDVLEYKQAWNMLIWFGTLVALADGLNKVGFLKWFAGSTSAMLEGLPVMGIVIAMVAVYFLVHYMFASLTAHATALMPVFLAAVATVPNMPLMLVAMLLCYTSGLSCLLTPYASGPSVIYFGSDYIKRSDFWRLGAIFGFIFLAALLALGVPYLNWYLGLS; this is encoded by the coding sequence ATGGACAAGAAGCGATTCGCGAGCATCCTGATTCCCCTGGCGGTATGGGCGGTTCTGATCCTGATTCCCGTGCCAGCGGGACTCGCCCCGACCGCCTGGTACTACTTCGCGCTGTTCGCCACCGTCATTGTGGCGCTCATCACGGAGCCGATCCCGGGCTCCGTCATCGGCCTGCTTGGCGTGTCCGTGGCGGCAATGCTCAACCTCATCAGCGGCAAGCCCTCCGAATCGATCAAGTGGGCGCTGTCCGGGTTCTCCAACAACGTGATCTGGCTGATCTTCGTGGCCTACATCTTCGGTCTGGGATACGAGAAGAGCGGGCTGGGCAAGCGCATCGCGCTGAACCTCGTGAAGCTGCTCGGGAAGAAGACCCTGGGCCTGGGCTACGCAGTGGCCTTGTCGGACCTGTTCCTCGCGCCCTTCATGCCGTCGAACACCGCGCGCAGCGGCGGCACGATCTTCCCGATCGTCAAGAACATCCCGGCGCTCTTCGACTCCCACCCGGGCGAGAGCGCGCGCAAGATGGGCGCGTACCTGATGTGGACGGGGCTCGCGGCCTGCGCCGTCACCAGCACCATGTTCCTGACTGCCAACGCGCCCAATCTACTGGGGCTGGAACTGGTCGCGAAGACACTCAAGCTGAACATCTCCTGGCGCGACTGGTTCCTCGGGATCGCTCCGCTGGGAGTCCTGCTGTTCCTCATGGTTCCGCTACTCAGCTATTGGCTGTATCCGCCCGAGATCAAGTCGAGCGAAGGAGCGGACACGTGGGCCGGTGATGCGCTGGTCAAGATGGGGCGGATCACTGGCAAGGAACTGCTGATGGCGGCGCTCGCGATCGCGGCGCTGCTCCTGTGGATCTTCGCCGACAAGTGGATCAATGCGACGATGGTTGCCATCGTCGTCTTCGTCGCCATGCTGCTCACCCGCGTCATCGACTGGGAAGACGTGCTCGAATACAAGCAGGCCTGGAACATGCTGATCTGGTTCGGCACGCTGGTCGCGCTTGCCGATGGCCTGAACAAGGTCGGCTTCCTGAAGTGGTTTGCCGGTTCCACCTCGGCGATGCTCGAGGGCCTGCCGGTCATGGGGATCGTGATCGCCATGGTGGCGGTGTATTTCCTGGTCCACTACATGTTCGCCAGCCTCACGGCCCATGCCACGGCATTGATGCCGGTCTTCCTGGCTGCGGTCGCCACGGTGCCGAACATGCCGCTCATGCTGGTCGCGATGCTGCTTTGCTACACGTCCGGCCTGAGTTGCCTGCTGACTCCCTACGCCAGCGGCCCCAGCGTCATCTACTTCGGCAGCGACTACATCAAGCGAAGCGACTTCTGGCGATTGGGCGCCATTTTCGGATTCATCTTTCTCGCGGCGCTGCTAGCGCTGGGAGTGCCCTACCTGAACTGGTATCTCGGCCTGTCGTGA
- the ttdA gene encoding L(+)-tartrate dehydratase subunit alpha, whose product MENQAAVRNLTDTMAKFTAYIGKHLPTDVESKLAELRAKETKPLAKAIYLSMAENQDAASKLDRPSCQDTGVIQYFITAGAKFPLLGELEDVLRNATLEATRNSPLRHNAVETFVEKNTGTNTGTKAPWLDWEIVPKDDGVTIDVYMAGGGCTLPGSAKVLMPGEGYEGVAKFVFDVITARGVNACPPLLVGVGVSTAVETAARLSKKALMRSVASHHADPGAAKMETLLEEGLNELGIGPQGLTGSASVMGVNIESSARHPSTIGVAVSTGCWSHRRGRIRLHADGRYDIVSHKGAVL is encoded by the coding sequence GTGGAAAACCAGGCAGCTGTCCGAAACCTCACCGACACGATGGCGAAGTTCACCGCCTACATCGGCAAACACCTACCCACCGACGTGGAGTCGAAGCTGGCGGAGCTTCGCGCGAAGGAAACGAAGCCGCTCGCCAAGGCGATCTACCTTTCGATGGCGGAGAACCAGGACGCGGCCAGCAAGCTCGATCGCCCGAGCTGCCAGGACACCGGCGTCATCCAGTACTTCATCACCGCCGGCGCGAAGTTCCCGCTGCTGGGCGAGCTCGAGGATGTCCTGCGCAATGCAACGCTTGAAGCCACGCGCAATTCGCCGCTTCGGCACAACGCCGTGGAGACGTTTGTCGAGAAGAACACCGGCACCAATACCGGCACCAAGGCTCCCTGGCTCGACTGGGAAATCGTCCCGAAGGACGACGGCGTGACCATCGACGTATACATGGCCGGCGGTGGCTGCACGTTGCCGGGGTCGGCTAAGGTGCTGATGCCCGGGGAAGGCTACGAAGGCGTGGCCAAGTTCGTGTTCGATGTGATCACGGCCCGCGGCGTCAACGCGTGCCCACCGCTCCTGGTCGGCGTCGGCGTGTCCACGGCCGTCGAAACGGCGGCCCGCCTGTCGAAGAAGGCGCTGATGCGCTCCGTGGCTTCGCATCATGCGGACCCTGGCGCGGCCAAGATGGAAACACTTCTCGAAGAAGGGCTGAACGAGTTGGGAATCGGCCCGCAGGGCCTGACCGGCAGCGCGAGCGTGATGGGCGTGAACATCGAGTCGTCCGCGCGCCACCCCTCGACGATCGGCGTGGCCGTGTCCACCGGCTGCTGGTCCCACCGGCGCGGCCGCATCCGCCTGCACGCCGATGGCCGCTACGACATCGTCTCGCACAAGGGAGCAGTGCTGTGA